A stretch of the Halorussus salinus genome encodes the following:
- a CDS encoding ABC transporter ATP-binding protein, with product MTEPLVAEELRKSYGDTTALDGVSLSVGEGEVFGLIGPNGAGKTTLVRALTGTTEPDSGSVSVLGTDPQSADRQRLGLLPQAFDPPERLTARELVAYYAGLYDEARDPETVLAEVGLDAADDTWYENLSGGQQRRTCVGTALVNDPDLLFLDEPTTGIDPAGRRALWELVEDLADRGTTVFLTTHSMEEAERLADRVGLLADGELAAVGSPADLVAEYGGRTRIVVELDAEAASGTASPDAGPPSADAADALADTDFEVEAEDGRLVVTGVRPEEIGEVVAALNDGGVAYDSLTWTEPDLEDAFLQLTGQSVAASEGVALGGTAATGGGHDARDSDRDGEAALAGGDR from the coding sequence ATGACCGAGCCACTCGTCGCCGAGGAGCTACGCAAGTCCTACGGCGACACCACGGCGCTCGACGGCGTCTCGCTGTCGGTCGGCGAGGGCGAGGTGTTCGGACTCATCGGCCCCAACGGCGCGGGCAAGACCACGCTCGTCCGGGCGCTGACCGGGACTACCGAGCCGGATTCAGGGTCGGTCTCGGTGTTGGGCACCGACCCCCAATCCGCCGACCGTCAGCGCCTCGGGTTGCTTCCCCAAGCGTTCGACCCGCCCGAGCGACTGACCGCGCGCGAGTTGGTCGCGTACTACGCTGGCCTCTACGACGAGGCGCGCGACCCCGAGACCGTCCTCGCGGAGGTCGGCCTCGACGCCGCCGACGACACGTGGTACGAGAACCTCTCGGGCGGCCAACAGCGTCGGACCTGCGTCGGGACGGCGTTGGTCAACGACCCCGACCTCCTCTTTCTGGACGAACCGACCACCGGCATCGACCCGGCGGGGCGGCGCGCGCTCTGGGAACTGGTCGAAGACCTCGCAGACAGGGGCACTACCGTCTTCCTCACGACGCACTCGATGGAGGAGGCCGAGCGACTCGCCGACCGCGTGGGCCTGCTGGCCGACGGCGAACTCGCGGCGGTCGGTTCGCCCGCGGACCTCGTGGCCGAGTACGGCGGCCGGACGCGAATCGTGGTCGAACTGGACGCCGAGGCGGCGTCCGGGACCGCTTCCCCCGACGCTGGACCCCCGTCCGCCGACGCCGCGGACGCGCTTGCGGACACCGACTTCGAGGTCGAAGCCGAGGACGGCAGGCTCGTCGTGACGGGCGTCCGGCCCGAGGAGATCGGCGAAGTCGTCGCGGCGCTGAACGACGGCGGCGTCGCCTACGACTCGCTGACGTGGACCGAACCCGACCTCGAAGACGCCTTCCTCCAGTTGACCGGGCAGTCGGTCGCGGCGAGCGAGGGCGTCGCGCTCGGCGGAACTGCGGCGACTGGCGGCGGTCACGACGCTAGGGACTCGGACCGCGACGGCGAGGCCGCGCTCGCGGGAGGAGACCGATGA
- a CDS encoding DUF420 domain-containing protein, producing the protein MATSTAKRRVKDNPRAVTAVLSVLGYVLVLGTFAGVLPIYPELERATVDLLSHGIAVVNTFALTAILLGVLWIKRGEVRKHRAAMLTAFSLIILFLVLYLTKLGGGGEKHIDASGLAYYGYLVMLAIHIVLSAVSVPVVVHAVVLGLTHTPSELRDTAHAKVGRIAVAAWGLSLALGIVTYFMLNHVYGVEEYVVALAPLVVGRR; encoded by the coding sequence ATGGCTACTTCGACTGCGAAGCGGCGGGTCAAGGACAACCCGCGGGCCGTGACCGCGGTCCTCTCGGTGCTGGGCTACGTCCTCGTCCTCGGGACGTTCGCGGGCGTCTTACCCATCTACCCGGAACTCGAACGCGCGACCGTGGACCTGCTGAGCCACGGTATCGCCGTGGTGAACACGTTCGCGCTGACCGCCATCCTCCTCGGCGTGCTGTGGATAAAGCGCGGCGAGGTCCGCAAGCACCGGGCCGCGATGCTGACCGCGTTCTCGCTCATCATCCTGTTTCTGGTTCTCTACCTGACCAAACTCGGCGGCGGCGGCGAGAAGCACATCGACGCGAGCGGGCTGGCCTACTACGGCTATCTCGTGATGTTGGCCATCCACATCGTCCTCTCGGCGGTGTCGGTCCCGGTCGTCGTCCACGCGGTCGTCCTCGGACTCACCCACACGCCCTCGGAACTCCGGGACACCGCCCACGCGAAGGTCGGCCGCATCGCGGTTGCGGCGTGGGGGCTGAGCCTCGCGCTCGGCATCGTGACGTACTTCATGCTCAACCACGTCTACGGCGTCGAGGAGTACGTCGTGGCGCTGGCACCCCTCGTCGTCGGGCGTCGATGA
- a CDS encoding tripartite tricarboxylate transporter permease, translated as MEVVGVRIGLTVGSSAAALAFVLGGVALGTLSGLTPGLHVNNLALLLASVAPAVPGPPRLVGAAMLAAGVVHSFLDAVPALALGVPDAAMAASALPAHRLVIAGRGREAVRLSALGSGLAVALAVPLAVPVTRAMTVAYPTVRAHLPVVLGLVVAFLLLTEGSVRAFCGGAAGFAGSATLGHATLDLSPAAPLDAGGMLTPLFAGLFGAPVLLEALSGSGVPEQDDATIAASRRTVGLTAAAGSLAGAVVGYLPGVSSAVAAVLALALVPGSTDARGFVVATSGVNTANTIFALFALSALGTPRTGVMVALREAKAPVNLPLLLAAAGIAGLAGFLLVLSVGDRYLRTVGAVDQFRLSVGVLVLLVGLSWLFAGWVGAAVFGVATLVGLVPARFGARRVHLMGVLLGPLMLGA; from the coding sequence ATGGAGGTAGTCGGCGTCCGAATCGGACTCACCGTCGGTTCGTCAGCGGCGGCGCTCGCGTTCGTCCTCGGCGGTGTGGCTCTGGGAACCCTGAGCGGACTCACGCCCGGCCTGCACGTCAACAACCTCGCGCTCCTGCTGGCGTCGGTCGCGCCCGCGGTGCCCGGTCCGCCGCGACTCGTCGGCGCGGCGATGCTCGCGGCCGGGGTCGTCCACTCGTTTCTCGACGCGGTGCCCGCGCTGGCGCTCGGCGTGCCCGACGCCGCGATGGCCGCGAGCGCCCTGCCAGCCCACCGGCTCGTCATCGCGGGGCGAGGCCGCGAAGCGGTTCGGCTCTCGGCGCTCGGGAGCGGTCTCGCGGTCGCGCTCGCGGTTCCGCTGGCGGTCCCGGTCACGCGAGCGATGACCGTCGCCTACCCGACCGTCCGCGCGCACCTGCCGGTCGTCCTCGGTCTCGTCGTCGCGTTCCTCCTGCTCACGGAGGGGTCGGTCCGCGCGTTCTGCGGCGGCGCGGCCGGGTTCGCGGGGAGCGCGACGCTCGGGCACGCGACGCTGGACCTGTCGCCCGCCGCGCCGCTCGACGCTGGCGGGATGCTCACGCCGCTGTTCGCGGGGCTGTTCGGCGCACCGGTCCTGCTGGAAGCCCTGTCGGGGTCGGGCGTGCCCGAGCAGGACGACGCGACTATCGCGGCCTCCCGGCGGACGGTCGGCCTGACCGCGGCGGCCGGAAGCCTCGCCGGAGCGGTCGTCGGCTACCTGCCGGGCGTCTCGTCGGCCGTCGCCGCGGTGCTGGCGCTCGCGCTCGTGCCGGGTTCGACCGACGCCCGCGGGTTCGTCGTGGCGACCAGCGGCGTCAACACCGCGAACACCATCTTCGCGCTCTTTGCGCTCTCGGCGCTCGGAACTCCTCGGACCGGCGTGATGGTCGCGCTACGGGAAGCGAAGGCTCCGGTCAATCTCCCGCTCCTGCTCGCCGCGGCGGGAATCGCGGGGTTGGCGGGCTTCCTGTTGGTCCTCTCGGTCGGCGACCGCTACCTCCGGACGGTCGGGGCCGTGGACCAGTTCCGGCTCTCGGTCGGCGTCCTCGTCCTGCTGGTCGGCCTGAGTTGGCTGTTCGCGGGGTGGGTCGGTGCGGCGGTGTTCGGCGTCGCCACGCTCGTCGGTCTCGTGCCAGCCCGGTTCGGTGCCCGGCGCGTCCACCTGATGGGGGTGTTGCTCGGGCCGCTGATGCTCGGCGCGTGA
- a CDS encoding ABC transporter permease produces MTTTGRVRAEASAAWRSFTRRRTAVFFTFFFPVILILIFAVLVQTNPGGGGLFAEPPGYYLPGYLAVVVLFTPLSRVGSEVARHREGNRFEKLATTPLSRAEWLLAHTLVNVAIIGIAGLLILGLMALVTGTATLSLGPTNLALVAVFVAFAVALFCGLGAVLGGLADSQDGVIAASNAIALPLLFLSDTFVTPDLLPEWFQPAVNLSPLTYFARGVRELTYVPTGNEIVLPVVTFGESWEFNLTALAVLTLVFFAAGTYAIPRTD; encoded by the coding sequence ATGACGACGACCGGTCGAGTCCGCGCGGAGGCCAGCGCGGCGTGGCGGTCGTTCACCCGACGGCGGACCGCCGTCTTCTTCACGTTCTTTTTCCCGGTCATCCTCATCCTCATCTTCGCGGTGCTGGTCCAGACGAATCCGGGCGGGGGCGGCCTGTTCGCCGAACCGCCGGGCTACTACTTGCCGGGCTACCTCGCTGTCGTGGTGCTGTTTACGCCCCTCTCGCGGGTCGGCTCGGAGGTCGCGCGCCACCGCGAGGGCAACCGCTTCGAGAAACTGGCGACGACGCCGCTCTCGCGCGCCGAGTGGTTGCTCGCCCACACCCTCGTGAACGTCGCCATCATCGGTATCGCGGGCCTCCTCATCCTCGGGCTGATGGCGCTGGTGACGGGGACCGCAACGCTGTCGCTCGGTCCGACGAATCTGGCGCTCGTGGCGGTCTTCGTCGCGTTCGCCGTCGCGCTGTTCTGCGGTCTCGGTGCGGTTCTTGGCGGACTGGCCGACTCGCAGGACGGGGTTATCGCGGCGAGCAACGCCATCGCGCTTCCCCTCCTCTTTCTGTCAGACACCTTCGTCACGCCCGACCTGCTTCCGGAGTGGTTCCAGCCCGCTGTCAACCTCTCGCCGCTAACGTACTTCGCTCGCGGGGTCCGGGAGCTAACCTACGTGCCAACGGGGAACGAAATCGTCCTTCCGGTCGTCACCTTCGGCGAGTCGTGGGAGTTCAATCTCACCGCCCTCGCAGTGCTGACGCTCGTCTTCTTCGCGGCGGGAACCTACGCGATTCCCCGGACGGACTGA
- a CDS encoding fructosamine kinase family protein codes for MSSDGDDRPLRALSERVRDALGTGVESVAELDGGEVGRVVRVTLADGRTVAAKTGETPLDVEAFMLEFLADRGLPVPEVFHRDDDLLVLEYVAGDSEISPAVERDAAGLLAALHGEHPRGEDGRKTEGKFGFPRDTLTGPYRQPNPWTDSWVAFFRDRRLDHFAAKAREEGLLSPPLAERLDALAGDLDSLLPDDPPAALLHGDVWANNVLAADGAVRALLDPACYFGHAEVELAYVDFGGSFGDAFFETYDDERGIEAGFRDERCAVYQLVPLLEHLLYFEEDRYAAGLRERLTGLGY; via the coding sequence ATGAGCAGCGACGGAGACGACCGACCGTTGCGCGCGCTGTCCGAGCGCGTCCGGGATGCCCTCGGAACCGGAGTCGAGTCCGTGGCGGAACTCGACGGCGGCGAGGTCGGCCGGGTCGTCCGCGTGACCCTCGCGGACGGCCGGACCGTGGCGGCCAAGACCGGCGAGACGCCCCTCGACGTGGAGGCGTTCATGCTCGAATTTCTGGCCGACCGCGGACTGCCGGTGCCCGAGGTATTCCACCGCGACGACGACCTGCTGGTCTTGGAGTACGTCGCGGGCGACAGCGAAATTTCTCCGGCGGTCGAACGCGACGCGGCCGGTCTCCTCGCGGCGCTCCACGGCGAGCATCCGCGGGGCGAAGACGGGCGGAAGACGGAGGGAAAATTCGGCTTCCCGCGCGACACACTGACCGGCCCCTACCGCCAACCGAACCCGTGGACCGACTCGTGGGTCGCGTTCTTCCGCGACCGGCGACTCGACCACTTCGCCGCGAAAGCCCGCGAGGAGGGACTCCTCTCGCCGCCCCTCGCCGAGCGACTCGACGCGCTCGCGGGCGACCTCGACTCGCTGCTCCCCGACGACCCGCCCGCGGCCCTGCTCCACGGCGACGTGTGGGCGAACAACGTCCTCGCGGCCGACGGGGCGGTTCGGGCGCTCCTCGACCCCGCCTGTTACTTCGGCCACGCCGAGGTCGAACTCGCGTACGTCGATTTCGGCGGGTCGTTCGGCGACGCCTTCTTCGAGACCTACGACGACGAGCGCGGCATCGAGGCCGGATTTCGGGACGAGCGGTGTGCAGTGTACCAGTTGGTTCCACTTCTCGAACACCTGCTGTACTTCGAGGAGGACCGCTACGCCGCGGGACTCCGCGAGCGACTGACCGGCCTCGGCTACTGA